Proteins encoded together in one Musa acuminata AAA Group cultivar baxijiao chromosome BXJ3-6, Cavendish_Baxijiao_AAA, whole genome shotgun sequence window:
- the LOC135641104 gene encoding 1-aminocyclopropane-1-carboxylate oxidase 1-like codes for MEIPVINLGELEGEKRSKTMSLLHDACQKWGFFWLETHGIEDGVMEAVKQLVKQHYEESMRESFYESGLAQGLRRGTKASDVDWETSFFYRHRPDSNINDLPELVRDAMKQYVEHVVKLTEKLAELLSENLGLANTYLKNAFAEPFVGTKVAMYPKCSNPELVMGLRGHTDAGGIILLLQDDTVPGLEFLKDGEWVAVPPAQGHRIFVNLGDQVEVVSNGVYKSIRHRVLADGTGSRLSIATFYNPGADAIISPAAELVYPSRYRFQDYLDYYTKTKFSDKASRFQNMKQTLV; via the exons ATGGAGATCCCGGTGATCAACCTTGGAGAGCTGGAGGGAGAGAAGAGAAGCAAAACCATGTCGCTCCTCCATGATGCGTGCCAGAAGTGGGGCTTCTTCTGG CTCGAGACCCATGGGATTGAGGATGGAGTGATGGAGGCGGTGAAGCAGCTGGTGAAGCAGCACTACGAGGAGAGCATGAGGGAGAGCTTCTACGAGTCGGGGCTGGCACAGGGACTGCGACGTGGAACTAAAGCCTCGGATGTGGACTGGGAGACCAGCTTCTTCTACCGCCATCGCCCGGATTCCAACATCAATGATCTCCCCGAACTGGTTCG TGACGCTATGAAGCAATACGTCGAACATGTGGTGAAGCTGACCGAGAAGCTCGCGGAGCTTCTGAGCGAGAATCTCGGGCTGGCGAATACCTACCTGAAGAACGCATTCGCCGAGCCTTTCGTGGGGACGAAGGTGGCAATGTACCCCAAATGCTCCAACCCGGAGCTCGTCATGGGGCTCCGCGGCCACACCGACGCCGGTGGGATCATCCTGCTGCTGCAGGACGACACGGTCCCCGGCCTGGAGTTCCTCAAGGACGGCGAGTGGGTGGCGGTGCCGCCGGCGCAGGGTCACCGCATCTTCGTGAACCTCGGCGATCAGGTCGAGGTCGTGAGCAATGGCGTCTACAAGAGCATCAGGCACCGGGTGCTCGCTGACGGGACCGGAAGCCGGCTGTCGATCGCCACGTTCTACAACCCGGGGGCCGACGCCATCATTTCCCCGGCGGCCGAGCTGGTGTACCCGAGTCGCTACCGCTTCCAAGACTACCTGGATTACTACACCAAGACCAAGTtctcagacaaagcgtcgaggttTCAGAACATGAAGCAGACGCTCGTGTGA
- the LOC135641103 gene encoding protein CHUP1, chloroplastic-like encodes MDVETDKAAGDGDRRGSRRMALVVRGKRDVKPVLVEIAIAFALSFAGFIASQLWRRPRLPIRPRCPQSSSPGGAEPESSGKNSGGCLQEELRILKSEEDLGEIIDGISMIGLSPTSYNSGDDEGFLLHEFNDFVMQEFEVKSKELEIARNITVPEKPDTTEEIMMEQEITSLRELVLSLREKERSLELRLLDYQGVKEQEAAVGELENRLKISAMEAKLYILKIDSLQADNQRLKSQLSDYSRVISELDCSREKIKHLKKKMESDRDEAKDIIASLHQSINSLQHREQKDVKTDAEIKRKLKRLEELEDECIELRTINSMLVNENSCLSRELETAKMIASSVHEDAKMEGLEEANHLRKVNDKLMEDIEQLQTDRCTDVEELVYLRWVNACLRYELRNYQPPLGKTVARDLSKCLSPKSEEKAKQLILEYANLGADEKSLNLFEVDSECSSSSQASAGEPEDTPTDASSAITHSSSNKLKLLSKLKKLVLGNGNRGKRASAADRSPSSVNSDTRASASICSIDDAIARDSYDSSPSRMIEDVAAANLLGGTEAQAVERQRNKNVFSQINSRHSLDIQRLQRLDLEEAREEEGILHRRNSGTCCRYKKISLLEDTLSNCSQNNMIGKEGTYIPEKADLKKFADALRSSRGISKSDGRSASSRY; translated from the exons ATGGATGTGGAGACGGATAAGGCGGCGGGGGATGGCGATCGGAGGGGTAGTCGGAGGATGGCGTTGGTGGTGAGAGGGAAGAGGGACGTGAAGCCTGTGCTCGTCGAGATCGCCATCGCCTTTGCTCTCTCCTTCGCCGGCTTCATCGCGTCCCAGCTCTGGCGCCGCCCCCGGCTTCCCATTCGTCCGCGATGCCCTCAATCCTCGTCCCCAG GTGGTGCAGAGCCGGAAAGTAGTGGGAAAAACAGTGGCGGTTGCCTCCAAGAGGAACTCCGCATCCTGAAGAGT GAAGAGGATTTGGGGGAGATAATCGATGGCATCTCCATGATTGGGCTGTCTCCTACCAGTTATAACTCGGGTGATGATGAGGGCTTCCTCTTGCATGAATTCAACGATTTTGTAATGCAAGAATTTGAGGTGAAAAGTAAAGAACTGGAAATCGCCAGAAATATCACGGTGCCCGAGAAGCCTGATACCACGGAAGAGATCATGATGGAGCAAGAGATCACAAGTCTCAGGGAGTTGGTTTTGTCCCTAAGGGAGAAGGAAAGGAGTCTTGAGCTTCGGTTGCTAGATTATCAAGGTGTGAAAGAGCAAGAAGCTGCTGTGGGAGAGCTTGAGAATAGATTGAAGATTAGTGCAATGGAGGCTAAGTTGTACATTTTAAAGATAGACTCTCTGCAGGCTGACAATCAGAGGCTAAAATCTCAGCTGTCAGATTATTCAAGAGTAATTAGTGAACTTGATTGTTCAAGAGAGAAGATTAAacatttgaagaagaagatggaaTCGGATAGGGATGAGGCAAAAGACATAATAGCTTCTCTTCACCAGAGTATCAATTCATTGCAGCATAGGGAGCAAAAGGATGTGAAAACTGATGCAGAGATTAAAAGGAAGTTGAAGAGGTTGGAGGAGTTGGAAGATGAGTGCATAGAGCTCAGAACAATCAATTCAATGTTGGTAAATGAGAATTCATGTTTGTCAAGGGAGTTGGAAACTGCAAAAATGATTGCGTCTTCAGTTCATGAGGATGCAAAG ATGGAAGGGTTAGAGGAAGCCAACCACTTGAGGAAGGTGAATGACAAATTGATGGAGGACATCGAACAACTTCAAACTGATAGGTGTACTGATGTTGAGGAGCTGGTGTATCTTAGATGGGTAAATGCTTGCTTGAGATACGAGCTGAGGAACTACCAGCCACCTCTGGGAAAAACAGTCGCAAGAGATCTTAGCAAATGCTTGAGTCCCAAATCTGAAGAAAAGGCCAAACAACTCATACTGGAGTATGCCAATTTGGGTGCTGATGAGAAAAGTTTAAATCTTTTTGAAGTTGATTCAGAGTGTTCTTCTTCGTCACAAGCTTCTGCTGGAGAACCTGAAGATACACCAACCGATGCCTCATCGGCAATAACACATAGTAGTTCAAATAAACTAAAGTTGCTAAGCAAGCTTAAGAAGCTAGTGTTAGGAAACGGAAACCGGGGAAAGAGAGCTTCAGCAGCAGATAGAAGTCCAAGTTCTGTAAATTCTGATACAAGAGCATCTGCCTCTATCTGTTCTATTGATGATGCAATTGCTAGAGATTCATATGATAGCTCACCATCACGCATGATAGAGGATGTTGCTGCAGCAAATCTGTTGGGAGGAACGGAAGCACAAGCAGTCGAAAGGCAACGTAATAAAAATGTTTTCTCTCAAATCAATTCCAGGCACTCTTTGGACATCCAGAGGTTGCAGAGGCTTGATCTGGAAGAAGCAAGAGAGGAAGAAGGTATACTTCATAGGAGAAATTCTGGAACATGTTGTAGGTAtaagaaaatatcacttttagaGGATACATTGAGCAATTGCAGCCAGAATAATATGATTGGCAAAGAAGGTACTTATATTCCTGAGAAAGCTGACTTGAAAAAGTTTGCAGATGCTTTGAGAAGTTCAAGAGGGATATCCAAATCAGATGGGAGATCAGCATCTTCTAGATATTGA
- the LOC135639386 gene encoding nucleosome assembly protein 1;2-like, with the protein MSNDNHQDGFNLSDLRAAMSEEDRVGLVNALKDKLQSLAGKHTDVLETLSAAVRKRVEVLREIQNQHDELEAKFFEERAVLEAKYQKLYEPLYSKRYEIVNGVVEVDGIKNESSVETLAEDKASEEKGVPDFWLTALKTNEVLAEEIQERDEEALKYLKDIKWCRIDNPKGFKLEFFFNSNPYFKNSVLTKTYHMIDEHEPILEKAIGTDIEWFPGKCVTQKIVKKKPKKGSKNAKPITKTEDCESFFNFFNPPEVPDDDADIDEETAEQLQSQMELDYDIGSTIRDKIIPHAVSWFTGEAVQDDDAEIEDDEDGEDEEDEDEDEDEDDEDEDEDDEDEDEEENGKSKKKSATRQKKSGGEQLDRPAECKQQ; encoded by the exons ATGAGCAACGACAATCACCAAGATGGCTTCAATCTCTCCGATCTCCGTGCCG CTATGAGCGAGGAGGATAGAGTCGGTCTGGTCAATGCTCTAAAG GACAAGCTCCAGAGCCTCGCAGGGAAGCATACGGATGTTCTGGAGACGCTTAGCGCGGCGGTCAGGAAGCGCGTCGAGGTGCTGAGGGAGATTCAG AACCAACACGATGAGCTTGAGGCAAAGTTTTTTGAGGAAAGGGCTGTACTAGAAGCTAAGTACCAGAAACTTTATGAGCCCTTGTATTCTAAG AGATATGAGATTGTGAATGGTGTTGTCGAAGTTGACGGCATTAAAAATGAATCTTCGGTTGAAACCCTTGCTGAGGATAAAGCCAGTGAAG AAAAAGGTGTGCCAGATTTTTGGCTCACTGCTCTGAAAACAAATGAAGTGCtagctgaggag ATTCAAGAGCGTGATGAGGAAGCTCTCAAGTATCTAAAGGACATAAAATGGTGCAGAATTGATAATCCTAAGGGTTttaaacttgaattttttttcaattCTAACCCTTATTTCAAGAACAGTGTTCTGACAAAAACGTATCACATGATCGATGAACATGAACCAATCTTGGAGAAGGCAATTGG TACGGATATTGAATGGTTTCCAGGGAAGTGTGTGACTCAGAAAATTGTTAAGAAGAAGCCAAAGAAGGGTTCAAAGAATGCTAAACCCATAACAAAAACTGAAGATTGTGAGAGTTTTTTCAACTTCTTTAATCCACCAGAAGTACCAGATGATGATGCTGATATTGATGAAGAGACT GCTGAGCAGTTGCAGAGTCAGATGGAATTAGATTATGATATTGG GTCCACAATTAGAGACAAGATAATTCCCCATGCAGTTTCATGGTTCACGGGGGAGGCTGTTCAAGATGATGACGCAGAAATAGAGGATGATGAGGATGGTGAAGATGAAgaggatgaagatgaagatgaagatgaagatgatgaggatgaggatgaggatgatgaagatgaagatgaagaagagaATGGCAAGTCCAAGAAAAAG TCGGCTACAAGGCAGAAG AAGAGTGGAGGGGAGCAACTCGATCGGCCCGCCGAGTGCAAACAACAGTAA
- the LOC103986611 gene encoding beta-galactosidase-like — translation MGVEHILVRRGRGLSPMLLLAVAAAVVWRFTPVDASVSYDRKAVIINGQRRILFSGSIHYPRSTPEMWPDLIQKAKDGGLDVIQTYVFWNGHEPSPGQYYFGGNYDLVRFVKLVKQAGLYVHLRIGPYVCAEWNFGGFPVWLKYVPGISFRTDNGPFKAAMAKFTEKIVSMMKSQGLFESQGGPIILSQIENEYGPLEEYYGGAAAKNYASWAAQMAVGLKTGVPWVMCKQDDAPDPIINTCNGFYCDYFSPNKPYKPTMWTEAWTGWFTAFGSPVPHRPVEDLAFAVARFIQKGGSFVNYYMYHGGTNFGRTAGGPFISTSYDYDAPVDEYGLLRQPKWGHLRDLHKAIKMCEPALVSADPTVTKLGNYEQAHVFRSKSGSCAAFLSNYNPRSYATVTFNRMKYDIPPWSISILPDCKTTVFNTARVEAPTLQMKMTLLGRFSWKSFSEETNTLDDNSFTKDGLVEQISMTRDQTDYLWYTTSVDIGPNEPFLKNGPHPVLTVMSAGHSMHVFINGKRAGTVYGGLNNPKLTYKGKAKLWAGSNQISILSVAVGLPNVGSHFETWNAGVLGPVTLHGLNEGRRDLTSQKWTYQVGLKGESLNLHMLSGVSSVEWGGASSKQALTWYKAFFNAPSGDEPLALDMSSMGKGQIWINGQSIGRYWPAYKAYGTCASCDYRGTYNEKKCQTNCGESSQKWYHVPRSWLNPTGNLLVVFEEWGGDPSGISLVKRTAL, via the exons ATGGGCGTCGAGCATATACTGGTTAGACGCGGCCGAGGGCTGTCGCCGATGCTGCTACTGGCGGTCGCTGCAGCGGTGGTGTGGCGCTTCACTCCGGTCGATGCCTCCGTTTCTTACGACCGCAAGGCCGTGATCATCAATGGGCAGCGGAGGATCCTCTTCTCTGGTTCCATTCACTACCCCAGGAGCACTCCGGAG ATGTGGCCAGATCTTATCCAGAAGGCTAAAGATGGCGGCTTGGATGTAATCCAGACCTATGTATTCTGGAACGGACACGAGCCTTCCCCTGGCCAG TATTATTTTGGAGGAAATTATGACCTGGTTCGCTTCGTCAAGCTGGTGAAGCAGGCCGGCCTCTACGTTCATCTCCGAATTGGTCCTTATGTTTGTGCCGAATGGAACTTTGG GGGGTTTCCTGTCTGGTTAAAATATGTTCCTGGTATCAGTTTCAGGACTGATAATGGTCCTTTCAAG GCAGCAATGGCAAAATTCACGGAGAAGATTGTCTCCATGATGAAGTCTCAAGGACTATTTGAATCTCAGGGTGGCCCCATCATCCTCTCTCAG ATTGAAAATGAATATGGTCCACTGGAGGAGTATTATGGTGGTGCCGCAGCCAAGAATTATGCAAGTTGGGCTGCTCAAATGGCAGTTGGCCTCAAGACTGGTGTGCCATGGGTCATGTGCAAACAAGATGATGCACCCGATCCAATT ATAAACACCTGTAATGGATTCTACTGTGATTATTTCTCACCAAACAAGCCCTATAAACCTACCATGTGGACAGAAGCTTGGACTGGCTG GTTCACTGCATTTGGGAGTCCGGTTCCTCACCGGCCTGTTGAGGACTTGGCTTTTGCTGTTGCACGGTTTATACAGAAAGGTGGCTCCTTTGTTAACTATTATATG TATCATGGAGGAACAAACTTTGGTAGGACAGCTGGTGGCCCCTTCATTTCAACAAGCTATGACTATGATGCCCCAGTTGATGAATATG GTCTCTTGAGGCAGCCAAAATGGGGCCATCTGAGAGACCTGCATAAGGCGATCAAAATGTGTGAACCCGCTCTTGTGTCAGCAGATCCCACTGTGACAAAACTTGGAAATTATGAGCAG GCACATGTCTTCAGATCAAAGTCGGGCTCTTGTGCTGCATTCCTTTCTAATTACAACCCAAGATCATATGCAACAGTTACTTTCAACAGAATGAAATATGATATTCCACCTTGGTCCATCAGTATCCTTCCTGACTGCAAAACCACAGTATTCAACACTGCAAGG GTTGAAGCTCCAACATTGCAGATGAAAATGACATTGCTTGGTAGGTTTTCTTGGAAGTCCTTCAGCGAAGAGACCAACACACTGGATGATAACTCATTCACAAAAGATGGGCTAGTGGAGCAGATAAGCATGACAAGGGACCAGACAGACTACTTGTGGTACACTACATC TGTTGATATAGGGCCAAATGAACCATTTCTAAAGAATGGTCCACACCCTGTTCTGACTGTAATGTCGGCTGGTCATTCTATGCATGTTTTCATCAACGGAAAGCGAGCTG GGACTGTTTATGGTGGTTTAAACAATCCAAAACTGACTTATAAAGGAAAGGCAAAGTTGTGGGCAGGAAGCAACCAAATCTCCATTTTAAGTGTAGCTGTTGGTCTACCT AATGTTGGTAGTCATTTTGAGACATGGAATGCTGGAGTTCTTGGTCCAGTGACCTTGCATggccttaatgaaggaagaagagACCTTACCTCACAGAAATGGACTTACCAG GTTGGCTTGAAAGGTGAATCTTTGAATCTTCATATGCTTAGTGGTGTTTCTTCAGTTGAGTGGGGCGGTGCATCTTCGAAACAGGCCTTGACTTGGTACAAG GCTTTCTTTAATGCTCCAAGCGGCGATGAGCCATTGGCTTTAGATATGAGTAGCATGGGCAAAGGTCAGATATGGATTAATGGACAAAGCATTGGCCGGTACTGGCCTGCCTACAAAGCATATGGTACTTGTGCCAGTTGTGATTACCGTGGAACATACAATGAGAAAAAATGCCAAACAAATTGTGGGGAGTCTTCTCAAAAATG GTACCATGTTCCTCGTTCCTGGCTAAACCCAACTGGAAACCTTCTGGTTGTGTTTGAAGAGTGGGGTGGTGATCCATCAGGCATATCTTTGGTAAAAAGAACAGCACTATGA